In Bradyrhizobium sp. 1(2017), one DNA window encodes the following:
- the hisN gene encoding histidinol-phosphatase has translation MTVIDFSAFIGRLATASGETILPFFRTSLSIDDKSKTKDFDPVTEADRAAEAVMRRLIKANFPQHGIVGEEFGNERDDADYVWVLDPIDGTKSFIGGFPIWGTLIALLHKGAPVFGMMHQPFIGERFSGDNGSANYKGPSGERRLQVRRCASLSEATTYTTSPLLMNESDRAIFGRIEQGARLSRYGGDCYSYCMLAAGHVDLVVETELKPYDIAALIPIVTGAGGIVTTWEGKPAQSGGRIIAAGDARVHEEALKLLNQ, from the coding sequence GTGACGGTGATCGACTTCTCCGCCTTCATCGGTCGGCTCGCCACCGCCTCCGGCGAAACCATCCTGCCGTTCTTCCGCACCTCGCTGTCGATCGACGACAAGAGCAAGACCAAGGATTTCGACCCCGTGACGGAAGCCGACCGTGCCGCGGAGGCGGTCATGCGGCGGCTGATCAAGGCCAACTTCCCCCAGCACGGCATCGTCGGCGAGGAATTCGGCAATGAGCGGGACGACGCCGACTATGTCTGGGTGCTCGACCCCATCGACGGCACGAAATCCTTCATCGGCGGCTTTCCGATCTGGGGCACGCTGATCGCGCTGCTGCACAAGGGCGCGCCGGTGTTCGGCATGATGCACCAGCCCTTCATCGGCGAGCGCTTCTCGGGCGACAACGGCTCGGCCAACTATAAAGGGCCCTCCGGCGAGCGCCGGCTCCAGGTCCGCCGCTGCGCCTCGCTGTCGGAAGCCACGACCTACACCACGAGCCCCCTGCTGATGAACGAGAGCGACCGCGCCATCTTCGGCCGCATCGAACAGGGCGCGCGGCTGTCGCGCTATGGCGGCGACTGCTACTCCTATTGCATGCTGGCCGCCGGCCATGTCGACCTCGTGGTCGAAACCGAACTGAAGCCCTACGACATCGCAGCGCTGATCCCGATCGTGACCGGCGCCGGCGGCATCGTCACCACCTGGGAAGGCAAGCCGGCCCAGAGCGGCGGCCGCATCATCGCGGCCGGTGACGCCAGGGTCCACGAAGAAGCGCTCAAGCTCTTGAACCAATAA
- a CDS encoding N-formylglutamate amidohydrolase has product MTRFDGETSPAFEIVEPAQWRAPVIFNSPHSGSTYPDEFLAASRIDLPTLRRSEDSFMDELIGHLSERGFPTVRVNFPRSYVDVNREPYELDPRMFTGRLPSFANTRSMRVAGGLGTIPRVVGDGQEIYRDRIMVDEALSRIETLYKPYHRALRRLINKVHQMFGTVVLVDCHSMPSVGVSRDEPRRPDVVIGDRYGTSCTPLLPDRVEETMTGLGYSIGRNKPYAGGFITEHYGNPASGLHAVQLELNRAIYMDERRRERSPRFARVAADFGVLADVLATTIPFADLGPFQTAAE; this is encoded by the coding sequence ATGACCCGGTTTGACGGCGAGACGTCGCCAGCCTTCGAGATCGTGGAGCCCGCGCAATGGCGCGCGCCGGTCATCTTCAACTCGCCTCACTCCGGCTCGACCTATCCGGACGAATTCCTGGCGGCCTCGCGGATCGACCTGCCGACGCTGCGGCGGTCCGAAGATTCCTTCATGGACGAGTTGATCGGCCATTTGAGCGAGCGCGGATTTCCGACCGTGCGGGTCAACTTTCCCCGCTCCTATGTCGACGTCAATCGCGAGCCCTATGAGCTCGACCCGCGCATGTTCACCGGCCGCCTGCCGAGCTTCGCCAACACCCGCTCGATGCGGGTCGCGGGCGGCCTCGGCACCATCCCGCGCGTGGTCGGCGACGGCCAGGAGATCTACCGTGACCGCATCATGGTCGACGAGGCGCTCTCGCGGATCGAGACGCTGTACAAGCCCTATCACCGCGCGCTGCGCCGGCTGATCAACAAGGTGCACCAGATGTTCGGCACCGTGGTGCTGGTCGACTGCCACTCGATGCCCTCCGTCGGCGTCAGCAGGGACGAGCCGCGCCGGCCCGACGTCGTGATCGGCGATCGCTACGGTACGAGCTGTACGCCGCTGCTCCCCGATCGCGTCGAGGAGACCATGACGGGGCTCGGCTATTCCATCGGCCGCAACAAGCCCTATGCCGGCGGCTTCATCACCGAGCATTACGGCAATCCGGCGAGCGGCCTGCACGCGGTGCAGCTCGAGCTCAATCGCGCGATCTACATGGACGAGCGGCGGCGCGAGCGCAGTCCGCGCTTTGCGCGCGTGGCGGCTGATTTCGGCGTCCTTGCCGACGTACTGGCGACCACGATCCCATTCGCCGATCTCGGCCCGTTCCAGACCGCGGCGGAATAG